The following is a genomic window from Roseitalea porphyridii.
TTGACGTCGGCAAGCGCCATGTCCTCGGCCGAGCCGAAATGGCTGATCGTCGAAAAAAGCGACAGCACCCGTCCACCAAGCCGCAGCCGCATCGCGATGAAAGGCGGCATCGTCGCGCCCGCGGGCACATCGCGCTTGGGCAGCACCGCTTCGAGCCGTGCGGCGGCCGCATCGAGATCCGCATCGCCACCAAGGTGGAGGGCTTCGGTGCGCAACCTCAAGACGATATGCCAGGCGACCTCGCGCCAGTTCTCGATCAACGTTTCGAGGCGGGCGGGGTCGCTGAACAGGCCGAGAAGATCGGCCGGCGTTCCGTCGATGCCGGCGCCGGCGAGCATGGCCCTGGCCGGACCGTTCGCGCACACGACCTGCCAGCGGCGGTCCAGCGCGAGGCCGGGGTAGGGCGCATGGCGTTCGAGCATCCATGCGATCGCCGCGCGCACCGGGCCCATTTCCGCATCGTCAAGCGGCCGGGCTGCATAGGCGGAGGCGAAGCCGGCAGCGTTGAGGAGCGTGTTGCGGGCCGCATGCGGCACGCCGAGAAACTCCGACAGATGGACGACCATCGTTCGGCTCGGCCGCGCCCGCCCGGTTTCCAGAAACGAGATGTGGCGGGCCGACACGTTGGCCATCAGGGCAAGGTCGAGCTGGCTTACCCGCCGCCTTTGCCGCCAGCTTCGCAGCATCGGTCCGAAACCGGTCTCGGCGGCGACGGGCGTGATCGTCTCCAAACGGCATCTCCCGGGCGAGGCGTTGCGCGACATTAGCGCGCCAGGCCGCACCGGTCACTTACCTGCCGGGTAATTGCGGGGCGTCGCCAGACGGCGATAGGCCGGGCGCATTCAACCCAAGGAGGTGGCAATGATCGTCAATGTCAGTCTGCTCAAGTTCGGTGCCGTGCTGCTCATCGGCTTCGGCGTCCTGTTCGTCCTGTCGGTCTGGCCCCCGCTGGCCGTGCCGCTGACTCTGCTGGTCGACCTTTTCGCCTGGCCGCTCGATGGCGGGCAGACCCTTGCGGCCGAAGCGACGCGGCTCGCGCTCGCGATCGGCGGCGGCGTGCTCGCCGGGTGGGGCGCGATGATCTGGCTGATCGCCACGCACCTTGGCGAACGCGAGCCGGAACTGGCGCGCAGCCTCGTGCTCGGCCCGGTGGTGGTCTGGTTCGTGCTCGACTGTCTGGGCTCCGTCGCCGCCGGCGTGCCGCTCAACGTGCTGCTGAACATCGGCTTTCTGGCGCTGTTCTTCGCCGCGTTCCGTGGCGCGGCCAAGCCCCGGCAGGCTTAGGTTCCGGCAGTTTGGGGGCTTTGACGACGGCCTGCTCGCGGCCGTCGCCTCAGCGCTCGGCGAGGGCGGGTTCGCCCCGGCGGGCGCGGATCAGGTTGGCAAAGCGCTTGAACAGATAGTGGCTGTCCTGAGGGCCGGGCGAGGCCTCAGGATGGTGCTGGACGGAGAAGACCGGCTTGCCGTCCACCGCGATGCCGCAGTTCGATCCGTCAAACAGCGACACATGGGTCTCGGTGACGCCGCCGGGCAGGCTGTCGCCGTCGACGGCGAAGCCGTGGTTCATCGAGACGATCTCGACCTTGCCGGTGGTGTGATCCTTGACCGGATGGTTGGCGCCGTGATGGCCCTGGTGCATCTTCACGGTCTTGCCGCCTAGCGCCAGCGCCAGCATCTGGTGGCCAAGGCAGATGCCGAACAGCGGAATGCCGGTCTCGATCAGCTTGCCGATCACCGGGACGGCATATTCGCCCGTCGCGGCGGGATCGCCCGGCCCGTTGGACAGGAAGATGCCATCGGGCTCGTGCGCCAGCACCTCCTCGGCGGTCGAGGAGGCCGGCATCACGGTCACCTTCGCGCCGAGCCCAGACAGAAGCCGCAGAATGTTGCGCTTGACGCCATAGTCGATGGCGACGATGTGCATCGTCGGTTCGTCGGCCGCGCCATAGCCTTCATCCCATACCCAGGGCGTCTCGCTCCATGACGCGCTCTGACCCGAGGTCACCTCCTTGGCAAGGTCCAGGCCGACGAGCCCGCTCCAGCCGGCGGCCCGCGCCTTGAGCGCCTCGATGTCGAATTCGCCGGAGGGCTCGTGCGCGATCACCGCGTTTGGCACGCCGTTAGCCCGGATGTGCGCCGTCAGTGCGCGCGTGTCGATGCCGGAAAGCCCGATGATGCCGCGCGCCTTCAGCCAGGCGTCGAGATGGCCGGTCGACCGGTAGTTGGAGGGTTCGGTGATCGATGCCTTGAACACCGCGCCGACCGCGCCGGCACGCCGCGCCGGGGTCAGGTCCTCGATGTCCTCGTCATTGGCGCCGACATTGCCGATGTGCGGGAAGGTGAAGGTGACGATCTGGCCCGCATAGGACGGATCGGTCAGGATCTCCTGATAGCCGGTCAGCGCCGTGTTGAAGCAGACCTCGGCTTCGACGGCACCGGTGGCGCCGAAACCCTTGCCTTCGAGCACCGTGCCGTCAGCCAGCACCAGGACCGCGGTCGCAGGTTCCGTGCTCCAAGGCGCGGGCGCGCCGCTTCCATCGATCGCAGACATCATGGTCACACTCTTTGCAGGGCCGTGGCGGGGTCATTCCGGCGGTGGCTTGCCGACATCGCTCGCAAACACCATATTGAGCGCGAACGCAACCGAACCCCGTCCTCGCCAGTTGGTGACGCGGCGTCAGCGTTCAAGGCCCGCGCGGGCAGCGCGCGAAGAAGATGGCGGTCGCGCAAAATGTGGATCGTCGAGTTTTGTCAATTGAAATCAAGGCTTTGTCAGTTGGATTGGAGGCTTGCATGGCGCAGGCGCCCCGGCTATCCTTCACGAAGCTTTACCGGGAGTTCGACATGCGTGAAGCCATTCATGCTGCGTTGAAGGAAGCTCAGAGTTCACAGGACAAATGCCGGATATCGGTGCTGCGGCTGATCGCGGCAGCGGTCAAGGACCGCGATCTTGCCAATCGCAATGCGGGCAAGGATCCGGTCTCCGACAAGGAAATCCTGAACATCCTCGCCAAGATGATCGAACAGCGCAAGGCGTCGGCCGGCGACTACGAACAGTCCGGCCGGCTCGAACTGGCCGATCAGGAACGCTACGAATCGAAGGTGATCGCCGAATTCCTGCCCGCCCAGTTGGGCGAGGACGAGGTCAAGCAGGCCTGTGCCGCGGTCGTCGAGGACACCGGCGCCGAGG
Proteins encoded in this region:
- a CDS encoding GatB/YqeY domain-containing protein codes for the protein MREAIHAALKEAQSSQDKCRISVLRLIAAAVKDRDLANRNAGKDPVSDKEILNILAKMIEQRKASAGDYEQSGRLELADQERYESKVIAEFLPAQLGEDEVKQACAAVVEDTGAEGLRDMGKCMNKLKKQFPGQMDFTKASGIVRGMLR
- a CDS encoding helix-turn-helix domain-containing protein, encoding METITPVAAETGFGPMLRSWRQRRRVSQLDLALMANVSARHISFLETGRARPSRTMVVHLSEFLGVPHAARNTLLNAAGFASAYAARPLDDAEMGPVRAAIAWMLERHAPYPGLALDRRWQVVCANGPARAMLAGAGIDGTPADLLGLFSDPARLETLIENWREVAWHIVLRLRTEALHLGGDADLDAAAARLEAVLPKRDVPAGATMPPFIAMRLRLGGRVLSLFSTISHFGSAEDMALADVKLELFFPADDQTAAFLAGAAG
- the carA gene encoding glutamine-hydrolyzing carbamoyl-phosphate synthase small subunit, which translates into the protein MMSAIDGSGAPAPWSTEPATAVLVLADGTVLEGKGFGATGAVEAEVCFNTALTGYQEILTDPSYAGQIVTFTFPHIGNVGANDEDIEDLTPARRAGAVGAVFKASITEPSNYRSTGHLDAWLKARGIIGLSGIDTRALTAHIRANGVPNAVIAHEPSGEFDIEALKARAAGWSGLVGLDLAKEVTSGQSASWSETPWVWDEGYGAADEPTMHIVAIDYGVKRNILRLLSGLGAKVTVMPASSTAEEVLAHEPDGIFLSNGPGDPAATGEYAVPVIGKLIETGIPLFGICLGHQMLALALGGKTVKMHQGHHGANHPVKDHTTGKVEIVSMNHGFAVDGDSLPGGVTETHVSLFDGSNCGIAVDGKPVFSVQHHPEASPGPQDSHYLFKRFANLIRARRGEPALAER